One segment of Pontibacter akesuensis DNA contains the following:
- a CDS encoding porin family protein, with product MLKNILAIPLLLLALTAKGQDIISVAEKPFVPESAVGIRGGLNYTGFSFSPAIENKMILAPTGGLVFTHMAQSKLGVQVELNYVQRGWEETLDSTTSYTRRLNYLELPLMTRVALGSRNTRFILTLGPYASYMLSEKSSVDGNIVSGEGTGYLYKDVVNSFMYGLNLGIGVAQKTGLGTFQLESRVTHSLSNLFDAVEPQGLSSSKNPNIALTLSYLVGLGNRKK from the coding sequence ATGCTAAAGAACATATTGGCAATTCCCCTGCTGTTGCTCGCCCTCACCGCTAAGGGCCAGGACATCATAAGCGTGGCTGAAAAGCCTTTTGTGCCGGAGTCAGCCGTTGGTATTCGGGGTGGCCTGAACTACACAGGCTTTAGCTTTAGTCCTGCCATAGAAAATAAAATGATACTGGCCCCCACCGGAGGGCTGGTCTTCACGCACATGGCACAGTCTAAGCTGGGAGTTCAGGTAGAGCTCAACTACGTGCAGCGTGGATGGGAGGAAACGCTTGACTCCACCACCTCCTACACCAGAAGGCTGAACTATCTGGAGCTGCCGCTCATGACGCGGGTTGCCCTTGGCAGCAGAAATACCAGATTCATCCTCACCCTGGGCCCATACGCCTCCTATATGCTGTCTGAAAAGAGCAGCGTAGACGGGAACATTGTTAGTGGAGAGGGTACCGGCTACCTGTATAAAGATGTCGTTAATTCGTTTATGTATGGCCTGAACCTGGGAATTGGCGTTGCACAGAAAACCGGCCTGGGCACTTTTCAACTGGAGAGCAGGGTGACGCATAGTTTAAGTAACTTGTTTGATGCCGTAGAACCGCAAGGTTTGTCGTCTTCTAAAAATCCGAACATAGCCTTGACTTTAAGTTACCTGGTTGGGCTAGGTAACAGGAAGAAATAG
- a CDS encoding nucleoside deaminase produces the protein MATDFLSIHSDEHFMQQAYLQAQYAYEEGEIPIGAVVVSNNRIIARAYNQTEKLNDVTAHAEMLAITAAAEYLGNKYLHDCSLFVTVEPCIMCAGASYWAQLKRVVYGTSEPKRGYRRVGNLLHPKTEMVSGIMAQECADLMASFFSAKRN, from the coding sequence ATGGCAACAGACTTTTTATCCATCCACAGCGATGAACACTTTATGCAGCAGGCATACCTGCAGGCGCAGTACGCTTACGAAGAAGGGGAGATTCCGATTGGGGCAGTGGTGGTGAGCAACAACCGCATAATTGCCCGGGCCTATAACCAAACCGAGAAACTGAATGACGTGACCGCCCACGCAGAGATGCTGGCGATTACGGCCGCCGCCGAGTACTTGGGCAACAAGTACCTGCACGACTGCTCCCTTTTTGTAACCGTGGAGCCCTGTATTATGTGCGCCGGCGCCAGCTACTGGGCACAGCTAAAACGGGTGGTGTACGGAACATCGGAGCCCAAACGCGGTTATAGAAGAGTAGGCAACCTGCTGCACCCCAAAACCGAGATGGTGAGCGGGATAATGGCGCAGGAGTGCGCTGACCTGATGGCCTCCTTCTTCTCAGCTAAAAGAAATTAA
- a CDS encoding M1 family aminopeptidase, translating to MFKEIFLFELKYRLKRPATYIYFVLLFLMAFLAMISLAGAFGGGVIIGDVSGGKVFANSPYQINWIVTVLSWFGVLITCSMMGTPIFRDFEHKTHSLYYTTPITKAGYLFGRFWGSFLITLLVFLGVAAGAMAGTIMPGIEAEKIGPFNLMWYLQPYLTIIIPNLLLTGAIFFTLATLTRSALSIYVGGVIFLVLYGVSNSLTGDLDNEMLANLLDPMGASAIYYTQRYWTTAERNTLMLPFSEHILLNRALWVGIGVALLAFCYFRFSFSFANKGFKLFRRRSSAEEVGAILPSERLKLPKVHQHFSFNLSFKMFLKLTKLEFKGIVKSVYFIAIAAAGVLFLFVAGAQVGELYGTTVYPVTSSVLMVLNGTFALFFLIIITFYAGELVWRERDNHLNQIYDALPIPNWVPFVSKLTALALVQVVLLFVIMLCGIIIQTTKGYYNYEFGIYFKGLFGIQLIDYVLLCVLAMLVQVIVNNKYLGHFVMVVYYLLNIFKGQLGWEHNLYSFNSDPGITYSAMNGYGHFVWPFTVYKIYWGIFALLLAVLGNMLWVRGSESMLKWRFKLAALQLNRPTLTMTGVGMALFLVTGGYIFYNTNILNKYQTSDEQEEQQANFEKTYKKYDGIPQPRITGVKLNVDIYPEERNFAFEGHFWLKNKNQQPIDSIHMMLSDRAGVKRLEFSKKAKLVLHDEDNNYYIYRLAKPLQPGDSLQLNMDLFYETKGFRNSGSNTGIVYNGTFINSEYLPKIGYQSGFELSQDDVRKDYGLAPKPRMADVADSTARMNTYISSEADWIDFEATVSTVEDQIAIAPGYLQREWKANGRRFFHYKMDAPILNFYAFLSADYAVKKDKWVGKDGKEVAIEIYYHPGHEYNLNRMIKGVKKSLDYFTTNFSPYQHRQVRILEFPGYQTFAQAFPNTIPFSEAIGFIADVDDKDPEDIDYPFYVTSHEVAHQWWAHQVIGGNVQGSVLMSETMSQYSALMVMKKEYGEEKMNKFLEYELNTYLTGRTSETKKELPLYRVENQGYIHYRKGSLVMYALADYIGEEKLNAALKQYVQKVAFQEAPYTNSLELMKYIRSATPDSLQYLVTDMFEKITLYENKTNEATYEKLKDGRYKVKLTVDAKKWYADSLGSESEARMDDWVDIGVIAREKINGEWQDKPLYMQKHQLKSGENTFEFIVKEKPQKAGIDPYHILIDRNPDDNTKTLTAS from the coding sequence ATGTTCAAAGAGATATTCCTTTTCGAGCTGAAGTACAGGCTCAAGCGGCCTGCGACTTATATATACTTCGTGCTGCTGTTCCTCATGGCCTTCCTGGCGATGATCAGTTTAGCGGGAGCCTTTGGTGGTGGCGTAATTATTGGTGATGTGAGTGGTGGCAAGGTATTCGCCAACTCACCTTACCAGATCAACTGGATCGTGACGGTGCTAAGCTGGTTTGGCGTGCTGATTACCTGCTCCATGATGGGCACACCCATTTTCCGCGACTTCGAGCATAAAACACACTCACTCTACTATACCACACCAATAACCAAGGCAGGTTATTTATTCGGCCGTTTCTGGGGCTCTTTTCTGATCACGCTGCTGGTATTCCTGGGAGTAGCCGCAGGTGCCATGGCGGGCACGATAATGCCAGGAATAGAGGCCGAGAAGATCGGGCCGTTTAACCTGATGTGGTACCTGCAGCCCTACCTGACCATCATTATCCCGAACCTGCTGCTCACCGGTGCCATCTTCTTTACGCTGGCAACGCTTACCCGCAGCGCGCTCTCCATCTATGTGGGCGGTGTGATTTTCCTGGTACTCTACGGTGTCTCCAACAGCCTCACCGGCGACCTCGACAATGAGATGCTGGCCAACCTGCTGGACCCGATGGGCGCCTCTGCCATTTACTACACTCAGCGCTACTGGACCACAGCCGAGCGCAACACGCTCATGCTTCCGTTCAGTGAGCACATTCTGCTTAACCGCGCGCTTTGGGTAGGTATTGGGGTGGCCTTGCTGGCATTCTGCTACTTCCGCTTCAGCTTCTCGTTTGCGAACAAGGGATTCAAGCTTTTCCGCCGCCGTAGCAGCGCCGAAGAGGTGGGCGCCATCCTTCCTTCCGAGCGTCTGAAGCTGCCGAAAGTACACCAGCATTTCTCCTTCAACCTTAGCTTTAAGATGTTCCTCAAGCTCACCAAGCTGGAGTTCAAGGGCATCGTAAAGAGCGTTTACTTTATTGCGATTGCCGCTGCCGGGGTGCTTTTCCTGTTCGTGGCTGGCGCACAGGTAGGCGAGCTGTACGGTACCACGGTTTACCCCGTTACCTCGTCGGTGCTGATGGTACTGAACGGTACCTTTGCCCTATTCTTCCTGATCATCATCACCTTTTACGCCGGGGAGTTGGTGTGGCGCGAGCGCGACAACCACCTAAACCAGATCTACGATGCGCTGCCGATCCCGAACTGGGTTCCCTTCGTCTCAAAACTGACGGCACTCGCCCTGGTACAGGTGGTGCTGCTGTTCGTTATCATGCTGTGCGGCATCATTATCCAGACCACCAAAGGCTACTACAACTACGAGTTTGGCATCTATTTCAAAGGACTGTTTGGCATACAGCTGATTGACTATGTGCTGCTGTGCGTGCTGGCGATGCTGGTGCAGGTGATCGTAAATAACAAGTACCTTGGCCATTTTGTGATGGTGGTGTACTACCTGCTCAACATCTTTAAAGGCCAGTTGGGCTGGGAGCACAACCTCTACTCTTTCAACTCCGACCCCGGCATTACTTATTCCGCCATGAACGGCTACGGGCATTTTGTATGGCCCTTTACAGTGTACAAAATCTACTGGGGCATATTTGCGCTGCTGCTGGCGGTGCTGGGCAACATGCTGTGGGTGCGTGGCTCTGAGTCGATGCTGAAGTGGCGCTTTAAGTTGGCGGCCCTACAGCTCAACCGCCCTACTCTTACCATGACGGGCGTGGGCATGGCACTGTTCCTGGTAACGGGCGGCTACATTTTCTACAACACCAATATCCTGAACAAGTATCAGACCTCTGATGAGCAGGAAGAGCAGCAAGCTAATTTTGAGAAGACTTACAAGAAGTATGACGGCATTCCGCAGCCACGCATTACAGGTGTAAAGCTGAATGTGGACATTTACCCGGAAGAGCGCAACTTTGCGTTTGAGGGGCACTTCTGGCTAAAGAACAAAAACCAGCAGCCCATCGACTCCATCCACATGATGCTTAGCGACAGAGCCGGTGTGAAGCGGCTGGAGTTTTCAAAAAAGGCAAAACTGGTGCTCCACGATGAGGACAACAACTACTACATCTACAGGCTGGCGAAGCCGCTGCAGCCCGGCGACTCCCTGCAACTGAACATGGACCTGTTTTATGAAACAAAGGGCTTCCGCAACAGCGGCTCTAACACCGGCATCGTGTACAACGGCACGTTCATCAACAGCGAGTACCTGCCGAAAATCGGCTATCAGTCCGGATTTGAGCTGAGCCAGGACGATGTACGCAAGGATTATGGTCTGGCACCTAAGCCACGCATGGCTGATGTGGCAGACTCCACTGCCCGCATGAACACCTACATCAGCAGCGAAGCCGATTGGATTGACTTTGAGGCCACGGTAAGTACGGTGGAGGACCAGATTGCCATTGCGCCCGGTTACCTGCAGCGTGAGTGGAAGGCAAACGGCCGCCGCTTCTTCCATTACAAAATGGATGCGCCCATACTTAACTTCTACGCGTTTCTTTCGGCAGATTACGCTGTGAAGAAGGATAAATGGGTGGGCAAAGACGGCAAGGAAGTCGCCATCGAGATTTACTACCACCCGGGCCACGAGTACAACCTCAACCGCATGATCAAGGGGGTGAAGAAGTCGTTGGATTACTTTACCACCAACTTCAGCCCGTACCAGCACCGCCAGGTACGCATCCTTGAGTTCCCGGGCTACCAGACCTTTGCGCAAGCATTCCCGAACACCATTCCGTTCTCGGAGGCCATCGGCTTTATTGCCGATGTGGATGACAAAGATCCGGAAGATATTGACTACCCTTTCTATGTAACCTCGCACGAGGTGGCGCACCAGTGGTGGGCGCACCAGGTAATCGGGGGCAACGTGCAGGGCTCGGTGCTGATGTCGGAAACGATGAGCCAGTACAGCGCCCTGATGGTAATGAAGAAGGAGTATGGCGAGGAGAAGATGAACAAATTCCTGGAGTACGAGCTCAACACTTACCTGACCGGAAGAACAAGCGAAACGAAAAAGGAACTGCCCCTGTACCGCGTCGAGAACCAGGGCTACATCCACTACCGCAAAGGCAGCCTCGTGATGTACGCGCTGGCCGACTACATTGGAGAGGAAAAACTGAACGCCGCCCTGAAGCAGTATGTGCAGAAAGTCGCCTTTCAGGAGGCGCCTTACACCAACTCGCTTGAGCTTATGAAGTACATCCGCAGTGCCACGCCTGATTCGCTGCAGTACCTTGTCACCGATATGTTCGAGAAAATCACCCTTTATGAGAACAAAACAAACGAGGCGACTTACGAGAAACTGAAGGACGGCAGGTATAAAGTGAAGCTAACGGTGGATGCCAAAAAGTGGTACGCCGACAGCCTGGGCTCTGAAAGCGAAGCCCGCATGGACGACTGGGTGGACATTGGCGTGATTGCCCGCGAGAAAATAAACGGCGAGTGGCAGGACAAGCCGCTTTACATGCAGAAGCACCAATTGAAGTCAGGCGAGAACACCTTTGAGTTTATCGTGAAGGAGAAGCCGCAGAAAGCCGGCATCGATCCATACCACATTTTGATAGACCGCAACCCGGACGATAATACAAAGACATTGACAGCTAGCTAA
- a CDS encoding four helix bundle protein, whose translation MKENVVADKSYAFALRVVKLYKHLCSEKKEFILSKQVLRSGTSIGANVEEAVAASSRADFINKLNIAAKETRETIYWLRLLKDSDFISAASFESVHQDAIELKKLLSSILLTTKSIHNS comes from the coding sequence ATGAAAGAAAATGTTGTGGCGGATAAATCGTATGCCTTTGCGCTTCGCGTTGTGAAGCTTTACAAGCACCTCTGTTCTGAAAAGAAGGAGTTTATTCTTTCAAAGCAGGTGCTGCGAAGCGGTACATCCATCGGAGCCAATGTGGAGGAAGCTGTTGCTGCCAGTTCCAGAGCTGATTTCATCAACAAGTTGAACATTGCGGCAAAAGAAACCAGGGAGACCATTTACTGGCTAAGGCTGCTAAAAGACAGTGACTTTATTTCTGCTGCTTCGTTCGAATCCGTACATCAGGATGCGATTGAACTGAAAAAGCTTCTAAGCAGCATCCTGCTCACCACCAAGTCCATTCATAATTCATAA
- a CDS encoding DUF2339 domain-containing protein, with translation MEITLLLLLVFLVIWFASRHSESLREHGYKVHKLQEEVRQLREQLEKQPPAVAAPTSKRTEVSRESIEEVKQRIQPAPTPLPAPAPPAPKPFIPEPPQPVREREPMAAFYAPAEEPAEPVMPEPSFFQRNPDWEKFIGENLINKLGIAILVLGIGFFVKYAIDQEWINEVGRVAIGVLAGGVLVGIAHRLRQAYQAFSSVLIGGGLAVLYFTIAIAFHEYALFSQTVAFVLMVGITGFTIFLSLAYDRIELAVLALIGGFGSPFMVSTGEGNYVVLFVFALILNVGILVLAYFKKWNLLNIIAYVFTITLYGGWLSTRVVGVPNPPYVGALVFGTLFYLVFFLMNIINNIKAQRRFTAPEIMMLLSNTFLYYSAGMFILDNMASGAYKGVFTMVLAIFNFAFAYLLYKNPKTDRNLVFLLIGLVLTFLSLTAPVQLEGNYITLFWALEAVLLLWLSQKSGIKLIRVASVLVLGLMVFSLIIDWRIYSFSDIALAVELPVIFNKLFITGVVAVAALAATSHLLKKEQEQILVTLLQADTYRAFVQVLLFVLLYLVLLLELNYQLIHSTATYGTRAFILGFYNYLYLLGMIIWAMRQPNTGIKKGAAAVAAVSLVVYLLVLHPLVTENRDLYVLGAADALADFWWHYLPLLLVLAVLVLFLRLMHQLYSFKHSFGKLSLWFASFILVFVASAELEHLALLSSFEPGSRLEAQLSQIRKIGFPILWGVSSFVLMMIGMQRKLKTLRIISLTLFFLTLLKLFLFDIRGISEGGKIAAFICLGVLLLVVSFMYQKLKSLILEDETLTENTPTDAV, from the coding sequence ATGGAAATCACCCTGCTCCTCCTGCTCGTCTTTTTAGTTATCTGGTTTGCCAGCCGGCACTCCGAGAGCCTCCGGGAGCATGGCTATAAAGTACACAAACTGCAGGAAGAGGTGCGCCAGCTCCGGGAGCAGCTCGAGAAGCAGCCACCAGCGGTGGCGGCTCCTACTAGCAAGCGCACAGAAGTATCCAGGGAAAGCATAGAGGAGGTAAAGCAACGCATACAACCCGCTCCTACGCCACTGCCAGCACCTGCTCCTCCTGCTCCAAAGCCATTTATACCTGAGCCGCCACAACCTGTGCGGGAGCGCGAACCGATGGCTGCCTTTTACGCGCCTGCCGAGGAGCCCGCGGAACCTGTAATGCCGGAACCTTCCTTTTTCCAGCGCAACCCAGATTGGGAGAAGTTCATCGGCGAAAACCTTATCAACAAACTGGGCATTGCCATCCTGGTGCTGGGCATCGGCTTCTTTGTGAAGTATGCCATCGATCAGGAGTGGATAAACGAGGTAGGGCGGGTGGCTATCGGCGTACTGGCGGGCGGCGTGCTGGTCGGTATTGCGCACCGGCTGCGGCAGGCGTATCAGGCCTTCAGTTCCGTGCTTATCGGCGGCGGACTGGCCGTTTTATACTTTACCATCGCCATTGCCTTCCACGAGTATGCGCTTTTCAGCCAGACGGTGGCGTTTGTGCTGATGGTGGGCATCACGGGCTTTACTATCTTTCTGTCGCTGGCCTACGACCGGATTGAGTTGGCCGTGCTCGCGCTGATCGGCGGTTTTGGCAGCCCGTTTATGGTGAGCACCGGCGAGGGAAACTATGTGGTGCTTTTTGTTTTTGCTTTAATCCTGAACGTGGGCATTCTGGTGCTCGCCTACTTTAAGAAGTGGAACCTGCTCAACATCATCGCCTACGTTTTCACCATTACGCTCTACGGCGGCTGGCTGAGCACGCGTGTGGTCGGTGTTCCAAATCCGCCATACGTTGGCGCACTTGTTTTCGGTACGCTCTTCTACCTGGTGTTTTTCCTGATGAACATCATCAACAACATAAAGGCGCAGCGCCGGTTTACGGCCCCGGAAATTATGATGCTGCTCAGCAACACGTTCCTGTACTACTCCGCAGGCATGTTTATTTTGGATAACATGGCCAGCGGTGCCTACAAAGGCGTGTTCACGATGGTGCTGGCGATTTTTAACTTTGCCTTTGCTTACCTGCTCTACAAGAACCCGAAAACCGACCGTAACCTGGTGTTCCTGCTCATCGGGCTGGTGCTTACCTTCCTTAGCCTAACGGCGCCGGTACAGCTGGAGGGCAACTACATCACGCTTTTCTGGGCGCTGGAGGCGGTGCTGTTGCTGTGGCTGTCGCAGAAATCGGGCATCAAACTGATTCGCGTAGCCTCGGTGCTAGTGCTGGGCCTGATGGTGTTCAGCCTGATCATCGATTGGCGAATCTACTCCTTCTCGGACATAGCGCTTGCCGTGGAGCTTCCGGTTATATTCAATAAGCTATTCATTACGGGCGTGGTGGCAGTGGCTGCCCTCGCCGCTACCAGTCACCTCCTGAAGAAGGAACAGGAGCAAATCCTGGTGACGCTGCTGCAGGCCGACACGTACCGGGCCTTTGTGCAGGTGCTACTGTTTGTGCTGCTCTACCTGGTGCTGCTCCTAGAGTTGAACTACCAGCTCATCCACTCCACCGCCACCTACGGCACGCGCGCCTTTATACTTGGTTTCTACAATTATTTATACTTGCTGGGGATGATAATCTGGGCCATGCGGCAGCCGAACACAGGCATCAAAAAAGGAGCTGCGGCAGTGGCGGCTGTTAGCTTGGTTGTTTACCTGCTGGTGCTGCACCCGCTCGTCACCGAAAACCGCGACCTGTACGTGCTGGGTGCGGCCGATGCACTCGCCGATTTCTGGTGGCATTACCTGCCACTGCTGCTGGTGCTGGCCGTGCTTGTGCTGTTCCTGCGGCTGATGCACCAGCTGTACAGCTTTAAGCACTCTTTTGGGAAGCTTAGCCTGTGGTTTGCCAGTTTTATACTTGTGTTCGTGGCCAGTGCCGAACTGGAGCACCTGGCGCTGCTCTCCTCTTTCGAACCGGGTAGTCGGCTGGAGGCACAGCTCTCGCAAATCCGCAAGATCGGCTTCCCTATACTTTGGGGTGTGAGCTCTTTTGTGCTGATGATGATTGGGATGCAGCGCAAGCTGAAGACACTGCGCATTATATCGCTCACGCTGTTCTTCCTCACGCTACTCAAGCTGTTCCTGTTTGATATCCGGGGCATCTCTGAGGGAGGCAAGATCGCGGCGTTTATCTGTTTGGGCGTGCTGTTGCTGGTGGTATCGTTTATGTACCAGAAGCTTAAAAGCCTGATCCTGGAGGATGAAACATTGACTGAAAACACACCGACCGATGCTGTGTAG
- a CDS encoding superoxide dismutase has product MAFELPKLPYAYDALEPHIDARTMEIHHTKHHQAYTTNLNNAIQGTDMEGKSIEEIMRSVKEDNKAVRNNGGGYYNHNLFWTILSPNGGGQPSGELADAINSAFGSFDQFKEKFNAAAATRFGSGWAWLCVKDGKLEVCSTPNQDNTLMPFAEGCGGQPILGLDVWEHAYYLNYQNRRPDYISAFWNVVNWDEVTRRYNEAK; this is encoded by the coding sequence ATGGCTTTCGAACTTCCGAAACTACCTTACGCTTACGACGCACTGGAGCCGCACATTGATGCGCGCACCATGGAAATACACCATACAAAGCACCACCAGGCTTACACGACCAACCTGAACAATGCCATCCAAGGCACTGACATGGAAGGCAAGTCTATCGAGGAAATCATGCGTAGCGTGAAAGAGGACAACAAAGCGGTGCGCAACAACGGCGGTGGCTACTACAACCACAACCTGTTCTGGACCATCCTTTCTCCAAACGGTGGCGGACAGCCATCCGGTGAGTTGGCGGATGCTATCAACTCAGCTTTTGGCTCCTTCGACCAGTTCAAGGAGAAGTTTAACGCAGCTGCTGCCACACGCTTCGGGTCAGGCTGGGCCTGGCTTTGCGTAAAAGACGGCAAGCTGGAAGTATGCTCTACACCTAACCAGGACAACACCCTGATGCCATTCGCTGAGGGCTGCGGCGGACAGCCGATCCTTGGCCTGGACGTATGGGAGCATGCTTATTACCTGAACTACCAGAACCGCCGCCCGGATTACATCAGTGCCTTCTGGAACGTGGTGAACTGGGATGAGGTAACACGCCGCTATAACGAGGCAAAGTAA
- a CDS encoding DUF3999 family protein, producing the protein MLCRLLLFFLCLCAAPVAAQQAYEWQATVPSPAQGGYHRILLPPEVTGRLQPHLGDIRLYNAQQQEVPYLLQKEQPLTYRQLYRPYTILHYKRQSGCCSELLIENPEQRQISNLSLLIKNAAVRKQVSLSGSDDRENWFVLKAQDVLHPINSTEKTTTLKLLEFPLNDYRYLRLQLDDSSSAPLNILQAGSYYGTQTANGAYTLIPVQQTTRTDSAATEQTYIHLKFAHPVYPELLELDITAPELYFRNGHIILGKATTPSRKRRRKRDREELVQVPFSISSKEAARITLPRRQMQELTLVVENADNPPLEIAAIRVLQLNRYLVANLEAGTPYILRFGNAETTAPTYDLTFFRDSIPNELPVLPVKQVDAVQERQKPQGSSSKVWLWVAIGIVVLGLGYMTVRLLNEMNSKKQP; encoded by the coding sequence ATGCTGTGTAGACTACTGTTGTTTTTCCTGTGCCTGTGCGCAGCGCCGGTGGCCGCGCAGCAGGCGTATGAGTGGCAGGCTACCGTGCCCTCCCCGGCGCAGGGAGGCTATCACCGCATCCTGCTGCCTCCGGAAGTTACCGGCCGCCTGCAGCCGCACCTCGGAGACATCAGGCTGTACAATGCGCAGCAGCAGGAGGTGCCGTACCTGCTGCAAAAGGAACAACCGCTAACGTATCGGCAGCTGTATCGCCCTTATACTATCCTGCACTACAAACGCCAGTCCGGCTGCTGCTCTGAGCTGCTCATCGAAAACCCGGAGCAGCGGCAGATCAGCAACCTTAGCCTGCTCATTAAGAATGCCGCTGTGCGGAAACAGGTAAGCCTAAGTGGCAGCGACGACCGCGAAAACTGGTTTGTGCTGAAGGCACAGGATGTGCTGCACCCCATCAACAGCACAGAAAAAACCACCACGCTCAAGCTGCTGGAGTTCCCGCTTAACGATTACCGCTACCTGCGCCTGCAGCTCGACGACTCCTCCAGCGCCCCGCTCAACATTCTGCAGGCTGGCAGCTATTACGGCACACAAACTGCCAATGGCGCCTACACCCTCATTCCGGTGCAGCAAACCACCCGCACCGACAGCGCCGCCACCGAGCAAACCTACATCCACCTGAAATTCGCGCACCCGGTGTACCCCGAGTTGCTGGAACTCGATATCACCGCACCTGAATTATACTTCCGGAACGGGCACATTATACTTGGCAAAGCAACTACCCCCTCCCGCAAAAGACGCCGGAAACGCGACAGAGAGGAGTTGGTACAGGTGCCGTTCAGCATCAGCTCGAAGGAGGCAGCCCGCATAACGCTTCCGCGGCGACAGATGCAGGAGCTGACGCTGGTAGTGGAGAACGCCGACAACCCGCCGCTGGAAATAGCAGCCATCAGGGTTTTGCAACTCAACCGTTACCTGGTGGCAAACCTGGAGGCAGGCACGCCCTATATCCTCCGTTTTGGAAACGCAGAGACAACTGCTCCTACCTACGACCTCACTTTTTTCCGTGACAGCATTCCAAATGAACTTCCTGTGCTGCCGGTGAAGCAGGTTGATGCGGTGCAGGAGCGCCAGAAACCCCAAGGCTCCTCATCCAAAGTATGGTTGTGGGTAGCTATTGGGATAGTAGTGCTGGGATTGGGTTACATGACGGTGCGCCTGCTAAACGAGATGAACAGCAAAAAACAGCCGTAA